CATCGAAAAGCTCTCTGTGAAAACTCCAAGTGGTCAAGTCAAACTAAAGATCATGAAAGAAATAGCGAAGGAATACCAGGTTGAATGGGACACTGCAGAATCGGAGACGGAGCTTCTCAAGCCACCAGAAGAGCGTATAGTGCGTCTTTCTTTCAAAATCCATCTATATCCATGTATGATGCCAAACATGTTTGATGATCATCTAACTATTATCTATTCTCTTTGATCAGGAAGGACCAAATGTCTTTGTAAGTGCAAGTAGCTTACCCCTGAAGCCGACCTCAAAGCAACCTGCTGAGCCTAACAACCTTCTGAGGTATTCATAAGTTAAAGTCTGTTTTCCCCCCTTACTGCATAAAACtatgatttttcttttcttgttgtgGGAAAAAATAAAAAGGCGTTGACTTGGCTGATGCCAATTACTAACAGGGCTTCAGATGACGGAGAATCAAAAGTTGCCAAATTTGATGACCCAGCTTCAGCTGCTAAAGCAGCTTCTGAATCTGCTAAGCAAGCAATTGCGGCTGCTGAAGCAGCTGCATATCTGGCCAGTAAAGATGCAAAAGCATCTTCTGCTGGTTATCATGACTCAATGAACAATGCACCTGTTGACAATATCCCTTTCATTTCTGGTGCTCAGGCTCCTCCCAAGTTCTCGCGGAGTGACGTGGCACCACCTTCTCATGAGTCTATAGTTGATTTGTATGATATGCACTGGAGTAGAAAGAACATGAGGAATTCTGAAAATTCTCATGGTTCTGCTGGTGAAGAGATGCCATTAGATATGAAAAGATCAGAGAAGTTTTATAGGAGACGTAGCTATAACGTTCCATCCTCGAATTCCAATGCGAAGTATGATGATTCAGACTGCGACGAGGAAATTGAGATGGAAGATCCCCCAAGTCGTGGTATCACATATCAACACAGCCCACCTAATGATACTGATGGTGGAAAGTTCTATAGAAGGCACAGCTACAATGTTCCATCAGCACATTCAGGTATCAAGTTTGATGAATCAGATGGTGATGAAGAGATGGAAACTGAAGAAACCATGAAAAGAACCAACCGAGCCCCTAACAGGCCTGCACCTCAAGTACCCCGGGTTCATCCCAAATTGCCTGACTATGACACACTTACTGCTCGCTTCGAATCTCTCAAGTCCCAGAAATTTCGTTAGATTATCCAGGATTCGTGGAATCAGATATATTTTGTGCCAGTAATATAATAGTATACAGTACAGAAACCAAATGATATGTTAAATGGTTCTCTTATAATATGTAGCATAATTTCATGGAGTTTACTTATCCGTTTGTGTCATTTTAATAAATATTGGTGTAATGAATCTTGCATATCCATTTTGCAAGGTTGTCCATTTTGCGGCTCTTTCCGTCTCTTGGTAGATTACATTTCCTCTCTCATTTGTCAAGATTATATATTCACGTTT
Above is a genomic segment from Lycium barbarum isolate Lr01 chromosome 12, ASM1917538v2, whole genome shotgun sequence containing:
- the LOC132623841 gene encoding uncharacterized protein LOC132623841; translation: MTVANAATKHCKKAMKMGLSLFCRTFNSSKCKTMAKMTVARIKLLRNKREVVVRQMRRDIAMLLESRQDATARIRVEHVIREQNILQANEFLELFCELIVARLPIIAKQRQCPADLKEGIASLIFAAPRCSDIPELMGIKDIFEKKYGKDFVSAATDLRPDAGVNRMLIEKLSVKTPSGQVKLKIMKEIAKEYQVEWDTAESETELLKPPEERIEGPNVFVSASSLPLKPTSKQPAEPNNLLRASDDGESKVAKFDDPASAAKAASESAKQAIAAAEAAAYLASKDAKASSAGYHDSMNNAPVDNIPFISGAQAPPKFSRSDVAPPSHESIVDLYDMHWSRKNMRNSENSHGSAGEEMPLDMKRSEKFYRRRSYNVPSSNSNAKYDDSDCDEEIEMEDPPSRGITYQHSPPNDTDGGKFYRRHSYNVPSAHSGIKFDESDGDEEMETEETMKRTNRAPNRPAPQVPRVHPKLPDYDTLTARFESLKSQKFR